TGCCTTTACGCCCTTTAATTTTTAGTTCTTCGTTAACTAAAGGAACTTTTCTAAGGAGCTGACTTAATACAATCTCTTTATGATCCAAAAATTGAACAGTAAACATAATCTCTTATCTCCTTTTCTAAAAATTTAAAAGGTAGAATCACCTTGTTTACGTTCATTTTATGAATAGATTTGTAATATAGAACAATTCTGAGAGACTTATATCATTAGTTCAAAATATGACTAAGAGCATGGTTTTTACTTAATATTTTTAATAGACTATATCCCATAAGAGCACCTGTAAATGAGCTAATCGCAAAAGCAGGGACTAAGCCAAATAATGTTGCTTCTTGCCCTAAAACCAGAACAGCAATTGGGTAGGTTGCGATTGCCCCAAGTATTCCTGTGCCAAAAACTTCTCCTAAACCTGCAAACTCGATTCTTTTTGTTTTTGCATAAAGAATGGATGCCAGTAGTGCCCCAATCATACTACCAGGATATGCAAATACTGTACCTGTTCCCATCATGATTCTTAAAGTAGAAGAAATAAATGCTTGTAAAATAGCATACCATGGCCCCAATAGAACAGCTGATAACACATTGGCAAAATGTTGGATCGGGAATATCTTCACAAAGCCTAGTGGAATATAAATAACATTACTTGAAACGGTTGTAATAGCTGCAATTATAGCTGTATACGTTAGTTTTTTCGTTTTATTCAAGTCCTTCATTTTATCTCCCCTTTGCCTATTTAGAAACAATATTGTCCATCACTTCATCTGGTTGAACCTGTTTCTTAATGACTCCGTTTTTATATAGCCATTTAGCTGCTTTTTGCCAGCTAGCTTTTTCTTGATAGCCGAATGGGACACCTTTTTCCTCCATTAGGGGTAGTAGTATTTCTAGACTTTTCGTTTCAACATCTTTTTTTAATGGGAAACTATCGTTTTCATGGTCTAGTAAAATTTGCAAGCCTTCTTTTGGGTTTTTCTTAACGGTTTCTTGCCCTTTTGTGACTGCTTTCCAAAATCTTTTGATCGCATCTCTTTTTTGATCGAACGTTTTTTGACCTGTAACCAGTACTAATTCGTAATTATCGGGTACACCATAATCACTATCTTTGATCGCATGCATATTATAGCCTTCTTTGTTTAACAGAACATATTCGTGATTGATATATCCACCTGTAATAGCGTCTACACGATCTGTAGCAATAGCAGGAATTAAGTCAAAACCGACATCGGTCATTTTTACTTTACTAAAATCGCCGCCATCAGCTTCAACCATTTCCTTGATCGTTGCTTCACTTATTTCACTTGATGAATACCCTACATTCTTACCTTCTAAATCCTTAGGTGTTTTAATGCCAGATGATTTTTTGGCCATTAGCGTATCTAGAGAATGTCTAACAAGTGCTGCAACTGATACGATTGGAATCCCTTCTGATTTAGATAGAATGGCTTGATTTTGATAACTAATCGCTAAATCTACTTTTCCAGTAGCAGCAAGTTTTAAAGGATCGTTTGTATCAGCTGGCATTTGAATGTCTACATTTAAGCCTTCATCTTTGAAATAACCTTTTTGTTGTGCAACGTAAATTGCTGAATGGACTGCATTCGGATACCAATCAAGCATGATACTTAAATTATCTAGTTTTTTTCCACTTTCATCGGTAGTTTGGTCTTTTCCATTACATCCTGTAATGAATACGGCTAGAGATACTAGCAATAGTATACTGATCCATTTTTTCATCAATTAACATCTCCTATAATTCATCTATTTATCTATCTTGTATGATTCCATTTATGGGTTACTTTCTTTTCCATCCAAGAAGCTAGTGCAAATAACAGAATGCCCACAATTGTAAGAATAGTGATGGCTGCAAAAACACCTTCAGCATTTAAATTTCCAGACATTCTCCGACTGTAGTAGCCTAACCCTTCACTAGCTCCGAGCCACTCACCGATTGTTGCCCCAACGAGTGCAAAAACTATTGCCATCTTAAACCCTGAGAAAAAAGAGGGGAGGGCCATTGGAATATGTAGCTTTTGAAATATTTGAAAACGAGATGCCCCCATTGAACGTAATAATTCGATATATTCTTTGTCGCATGACTTTAATCCATCATAAGTACCAACCACTATCGGGAAGAAACAGATGAGGATTGTTACGGCAACCTTACTCCAAATGGTATAGCCAAACCACAGCACAAAAATAGGGGAGAGTGCAATGATTGGAATCATTTGTGAAATCACAACTGCAGGATAGAGAATCTTCTCAATTGTTTTTGAAAAGAACATGCAGACAGCTAAAATAACACCCCCGATCACAGCAATGACAAAGCCGATAAGGAATTCAAGCATGGTGGCACTCAAATGTTCCAAGATTAAAGGACGCCAATTATCCATGATCATACGTACGACGTTAGTGGGTGCGGGTATGATAAAGCTTGGAATCTTATCAGTTTGGACGAGCCATTCGATCACACCAAGAAAAATAATTGAAACAATCAAAAAAAGGCTATAAGTTTGCAAAAAATGTTTAATCTGTTTCATTTGAAATTTTCTTCTCCAATTCTTGTCGTAATGTTACGATTTTTTGGGAATGAATCATCTCTGGAATACGAGGTCTTTGAAGCTCTATTGAAATCTCTTCAAGATCATGATTGCGATGTAATAATAGAATACGATCACTTAAGTAGATGGCTTCTTCTAAATCATGTGTGATAAAAATAATTGTTTTGTTTAAATCTTGCCAGATGGATAATAGCCAGGATTGCATTTCTCTTTTCGTTAATGCATCAAGAGCTCCAAATGGTTCATCAAGTAGTAGTACATCTTTGCCTGTTAATAATGCTCGTAAAAATGCAACACGTTGTCTCATGCCACCAGACAACTGCTTAGGAAGCGCATTTTCGTAGTCACTTAATCCAACGCGTTGCAACCACATTCTTGCTTCTTCTTTTGAAATATGTAAGTCTTTTTGAATTTCGGAAGCAAGCATAATATTTTCAAGAATGCTTCGCCAAGGAAGTAGCAGGTCTTTTTGTGGCATGTAGCCGACATCACCAAGGGAAATGTCGTTTTCATTAATTTGAATTTCACCTTCCTCTGGTCGAAGGAGCCCAGTTATCAGTCTTAAAATTGTACTTTTTCCTGTACCGCTTTTTCCGATGATTGAAACAAATTCACCTTGCTGTACTTCCATATTTAAGTGAGAGATGACTTTCTTTTTGCTCTTATTTTCATCTGTAAAACTATACGATACATCTTTTAGAATAAGTGCCATTTTCATATCCTTTCTAAATTAAATCAAATAAAAAACTGCTTTCATGGAATAGAAAGCAGTTTTGACTAGAACATCATACAAATGATGCTAAACTACTTTCCTCCGCTAGAATGATCTAGATCAGGTTCAAAGGGTACAATCTCAGCCGATAGGCGCCCCTAGTAGATGTATTTATTTAATTTTGTTTGCTTAAATGAATTATTTTAGTACACAAAAAAACCACTCGAGGTAGAGTGGGTTACATAACAAATTTCATGAAAGACGACTCACTTCCCTCCGCTAGTTTGAACTAGATCAGGTTCAAAGGGTTTAGAACAAGTTGTTCAGTCTCAGTCCGTATGGGACACCCCTAGTGCTATTTAATTTTCAATATCTAGCATATCATTAAATTTGTTAGATGCAAGGCTTTTCACAAAATTAATATCTGTGAAGGAATTTTCTTCCCAAAAAAAGAATAATTAAAACAACACTTTCTTTATTGTAATAGTGTATTTGGATCCATTTCTTAAATGATTTTCTAGTTAAAAATAAATGAACAATTCAAGTATTCAGATAGTACTTCTTTTCTAGTTTTATTTCTTAGTATGCTGCTTCAGATAGCGCTTTTTTAATAGATACAGCATATACAATACCCTCATTTAATGTTCGTATTTAAATCAAATCTTTGAATGAGGAAATGGATTTATTTGCTAAAAAATTTAAGAAAGGGCATATTCGAAAAAATTCCTGCATAAGTTTTAATTTAACCATATATTTCTTACAGTGTAATGAGAATAGATGAGGAGGGGATACTTTGCTCGTCGATGGTGTGTTTTCAGGTGGAGGTATAAAAGGTTTTGCATTTGTTGGTGCACTTCAAGTGTTAGAGGAAAATGATATTCATTTTGAACGAGTTGCTGGAACGAGTGCAGGAGCCATATTGGCGGCTTTCCTCGCTGCAGGATATACGGTAGATGAAATTGAGACGATGTTAGATGAACTCGATGTGACTACATTTTTAGATCCTCCAAAAACTGTATTACCATTTCCATTTATGAAGTGGATTAATCTCTATTTTAGAATGGGACTATACCAAGGGAAAGCA
This window of the Rummeliibacillus pycnus genome carries:
- a CDS encoding ABC transporter permease, with translation MKQIKHFLQTYSLFLIVSIIFLGVIEWLVQTDKIPSFIIPAPTNVVRMIMDNWRPLILEHLSATMLEFLIGFVIAVIGGVILAVCMFFSKTIEKILYPAVVISQMIPIIALSPIFVLWFGYTIWSKVAVTILICFFPIVVGTYDGLKSCDKEYIELLRSMGASRFQIFQKLHIPMALPSFFSGFKMAIVFALVGATIGEWLGASEGLGYYSRRMSGNLNAEGVFAAITILTIVGILLFALASWMEKKVTHKWNHTR
- a CDS encoding ABC transporter substrate-binding protein; translated protein: MKKWISILLLVSLAVFITGCNGKDQTTDESGKKLDNLSIMLDWYPNAVHSAIYVAQQKGYFKDEGLNVDIQMPADTNDPLKLAATGKVDLAISYQNQAILSKSEGIPIVSVAALVRHSLDTLMAKKSSGIKTPKDLEGKNVGYSSSEISEATIKEMVEADGGDFSKVKMTDVGFDLIPAIATDRVDAITGGYINHEYVLLNKEGYNMHAIKDSDYGVPDNYELVLVTGQKTFDQKRDAIKRFWKAVTKGQETVKKNPKEGLQILLDHENDSFPLKKDVETKSLEILLPLMEEKGVPFGYQEKASWQKAAKWLYKNGVIKKQVQPDEVMDNIVSK
- the thiW gene encoding energy coupling factor transporter S component ThiW, whose product is MNKTKKLTYTAIIAAITTVSSNVIYIPLGFVKIFPIQHFANVLSAVLLGPWYAILQAFISSTLRIMMGTGTVFAYPGSMIGALLASILYAKTKRIEFAGLGEVFGTGILGAIATYPIAVLVLGQEATLFGLVPAFAISSFTGALMGYSLLKILSKNHALSHILN
- a CDS encoding ABC transporter ATP-binding protein; translation: MALILKDVSYSFTDENKSKKKVISHLNMEVQQGEFVSIIGKSGTGKSTILRLITGLLRPEEGEIQINENDISLGDVGYMPQKDLLLPWRSILENIMLASEIQKDLHISKEEARMWLQRVGLSDYENALPKQLSGGMRQRVAFLRALLTGKDVLLLDEPFGALDALTKREMQSWLLSIWQDLNKTIIFITHDLEEAIYLSDRILLLHRNHDLEEISIELQRPRIPEMIHSQKIVTLRQELEKKISNETD